Proteins from a genomic interval of Gossypium hirsutum isolate 1008001.06 chromosome A09, Gossypium_hirsutum_v2.1, whole genome shotgun sequence:
- the LOC107889559 gene encoding probable DNA double-strand break repair Rad50 ATPase isoform X2, producing MMQTEQQPQHQNQLTVQNSGSLSFSSHLSKEDEEISKSALSTFRAKEEEIERKKMEVREKVQLQLGRVEEETKRLATIREELEALADPMRKEVAVVRKKIDAVNKELKPLGHTCQKKEREYKEALEAFNEKNKEKVQLITKLMELVSESERLRMKKLEELSKNIDSLH from the exons ATGATGCAGACTGAGCAGCAGCCTCAGCACCAAAATCAGTTAACGGTTCAAAACTCTGGGAGTCTCAGCTTTAGCAGTCATTTGTCTAAGGAAGATGAGGAGATCTCAAAGTCGGCGCTTTCTACTTTCAGAGCCAAAGAAGAGGAgattgaaaggaagaagatggaGGTTAGAGAAAAAGTTCAGCTTCAGTTAGGCCGTGTTGAAGAGGAAACGAAACGTTTGGCCACGATTCGTGAG GAGCTTGAAGCACTGGCAGATCCTATGAGGAAGGAAGTTGCTGTGGTCCGAAAGAAGATTGATGCAGTTAACAAAGAATTGAAGCCACTAGGCCACACCTGccagaaaaag GAAAGGGAATACAAGGAAGCCCTGGAGGCGTTTAACGAGAAGAACAAGGAAAAAGTACAGCTAATCACAAAATTAATGGAG CTGGTGAGCGAAAGTGAGAGGTTGAGGATGAAGAAGCTGGAAGAGCTGAGTAAGAACATAGATTCCTTGCACTAA
- the LOC107889559 gene encoding probable DNA double-strand break repair Rad50 ATPase isoform X1 produces the protein MMQTEQQPQHQNQLTVQNSGSLSFSSHLSKEDEEISKSALSTFRAKEEEIERKKMEVREKVQLQLGRVEEETKRLATIREELEALADPMRKEVAVVRKKIDAVNKELKPLGHTCQKKEREYKEALEAFNEKNKEKVQLITKLMEIEQLVSESERLRMKKLEELSKNIDSLH, from the exons ATGATGCAGACTGAGCAGCAGCCTCAGCACCAAAATCAGTTAACGGTTCAAAACTCTGGGAGTCTCAGCTTTAGCAGTCATTTGTCTAAGGAAGATGAGGAGATCTCAAAGTCGGCGCTTTCTACTTTCAGAGCCAAAGAAGAGGAgattgaaaggaagaagatggaGGTTAGAGAAAAAGTTCAGCTTCAGTTAGGCCGTGTTGAAGAGGAAACGAAACGTTTGGCCACGATTCGTGAG GAGCTTGAAGCACTGGCAGATCCTATGAGGAAGGAAGTTGCTGTGGTCCGAAAGAAGATTGATGCAGTTAACAAAGAATTGAAGCCACTAGGCCACACCTGccagaaaaag GAAAGGGAATACAAGGAAGCCCTGGAGGCGTTTAACGAGAAGAACAAGGAAAAAGTACAGCTAATCACAAAATTAATGGAG ATTGAACAGCTGGTGAGCGAAAGTGAGAGGTTGAGGATGAAGAAGCTGGAAGAGCTGAGTAAGAACATAGATTCCTTGCACTAA